The genomic segment TTGGAGTGGGGCCATTGGAGTGCACGCGTAACAGCCGTTCTGCAGCACCGGTCCTCGGAAGGACGCATCTTGGCAGCTTCCCGCCCTGCGAAGACCAGTCGTACGTCGAGCGCTTTCGCGCCCCGTCGAATCTCATTCGGCCGGATCACCGAACACCTCGAGGTCCCCAACCTCCTCGCCATCCAGAACGAGTCCTTTGACTGGCTGGTCGGCAACGAGGCTTGGCAGGGCCGGTCGGCTGGCGACCCGCACGCCCGATCGGGTCTCGCCGAGATCCTTGAAGAGATCAGTCCCATTGAGGACTTCTCCGGCACCATGTCCCTGTCCTTCTCCGCGCCCCGCTTCGACGAGGTCAAGGCCTCGATCGAGGAGTGCAAGGAGAAGGACCTGACCTACTGCGCGCCGCTCTTCGTGACCGCGGAGTTCACCAACAACACCACTGGCGAGATCAAGAGCCAGACGGTGTTCATGGGGGACTTCCCGATGATGACGCCGAAGGGCACCTTCATCATCAACGGCACCGAGCGCGTCGTGGTCAGCCAACTCGTCCGGTCCCCGGGCGTCTACTTCGACAAGCAGCCGGACAAGACGTCCGACCGCGACCTGTCCAGCGTCAAGGTCATCCCGAGCCGGGGTGCCTGGCTGGAGTTCGACATCGACAAGCGCGACACCGTCGGTGTCCGCATCGACCGCAAGCGCCGCCAGGCGGTCACCGTCCTGCTCAAGGCGATCGGTTGGAGCGCCGAGCAGATCCGCGAGCGGTTCGGCTGGTCCGAGCTGATGATGACCACCCTGGAGAAGGACCACATCGCCGGGGTGGACGAGGCGCTGCTGGACATCTACCGGAAGCTGCGGCCGGGTGAGCCGCCGACCCGGGAGAACGCGCAGACCCTGCTCGACAACCTCTTCTTCAACCCGAAGCGGTACGACGTCGCCAAGGTCGGTCGATACAAGTTCAACAAGAAGCTCCAGCTCGACGTGCCGATCAACAAGGGCACGCTCACCGAAGAGGACATCGTCGCAACCGTCGAGTACCTCTGCCGGCTGCACGCCGGCGAGGAGGGCACCGACGGCCGGGTCTACGAGGCCGACGACATCGACCACTTCGGCAACCGGCGGCTGCGTACCGTCGGCGAGCTGATCCAGAACCAGGTCCGGGTCGGCCTGTCCCGGATGGAGCGGGTCGTCCGCGAGCGGATGACCACCCAGGACGTCGAGGCGATCACGCCGCAGACCCTGATCAACATCCGCCCGGTGGTGGCGGCGATCAAGGAGTTCTTCGGCACCTCGCAGCTCTCCCAGTTCATGGACCAGACCAACCCGCTGGCGGGCCTGACCCACCGGCGCCGGCTGAGCGCGCTCGGCCCGGGTGGTCTGTCCCGGGAGCGGGCCGGCTTCGAGGTCCGCGACGTGCACCCGTCCCACTACGGCCGGATGTGCCCGATCGAGACGCCGGAGGGCCCGAACATCGGCCTGATCGGCGCGCTCTCCACCTTCGGGCGGGTCAACCCGTTCGGGTTCATCGAGACGCCGTACCGCAAGGTCGTCGACGGCCGGGTCACCGACCAGATCGACTACCTGACCGCGGACGAGGAGGACCGGTTCGTCAAGGCGCAGGCCAACGCGCCGCTGATGGCCGACGGCACCTTCGCCGAGGACCGGGTCCTGGTCCGCCGGAAGGGCGGCGAGGTCGACTACGTCGGCCCGTCGGCGGTCGACTACATGGACGTCTCGCCGCGGCAGATGGTCTCGGTCGCGACCGCGATGATCCCGTTCCTGGAGCACGACGACGCCAACCGCGCCCTGATGGGCGCGAACATGCAGCGTCAGGCCGTGCCGCTGGTCAAGGCGGAGGCGCCGCTGGTCGGCACCGGCATGGAGTACCGCGCCGCGGTCGACGCCGGGGACGTGGTGGTGGCCGAGGTCGGCGGCGTGGTCGAGGACCTCTGCGCCGACTACGTGACCGTGCACCAGGACGACGGCCACCGGCGTACCTACCTGCTGCACAAGTTCCGCCGCTCCAACGCCGGCTCCTGCGTCAACCAGAAGCCGGTCGTCTTCGAGGGGGACCGGGTCGAGGCCGGCCAGGTCATCGCCGACGGTCCCTGCACCGACGAGGGCGAGATGGCGCTCGGGCGCAACCTGCTCGTGGCGTTCATGCCGTGGGAGGGCTACAACTACGAGGACGCGATCATCCTGTCGCAGCGCCTGGTCCAGCAGGACGCCCTCACCTCGATCCACATCGAGGAGCACGAGGTGGACGCCCGGGACACCAAGCTCGGCCCGGAGGAGATCACCCGCGACATCCCCAACGTCAGCGAGGAGATGCTCGCCGACCTGGACGAGCGGGGGATCATCCGGATCGGCGCCGAGGTGGTGCCGGGCGACATCCTGGTCGGCAAGGTCACGCCGAAGGGCGAGACCGAGCTGACCCCGGAGGAGCGACTGCTCCGGGCGATCTTCGGTGAGAAGGCGCGGGAGGTCCGGGACACCTCGC from the Solwaraspora sp. WMMD1047 genome contains:
- a CDS encoding DNA-directed RNA polymerase subunit beta — its product is MAASRPAKTSRTSSAFAPRRISFGRITEHLEVPNLLAIQNESFDWLVGNEAWQGRSAGDPHARSGLAEILEEISPIEDFSGTMSLSFSAPRFDEVKASIEECKEKDLTYCAPLFVTAEFTNNTTGEIKSQTVFMGDFPMMTPKGTFIINGTERVVVSQLVRSPGVYFDKQPDKTSDRDLSSVKVIPSRGAWLEFDIDKRDTVGVRIDRKRRQAVTVLLKAIGWSAEQIRERFGWSELMMTTLEKDHIAGVDEALLDIYRKLRPGEPPTRENAQTLLDNLFFNPKRYDVAKVGRYKFNKKLQLDVPINKGTLTEEDIVATVEYLCRLHAGEEGTDGRVYEADDIDHFGNRRLRTVGELIQNQVRVGLSRMERVVRERMTTQDVEAITPQTLINIRPVVAAIKEFFGTSQLSQFMDQTNPLAGLTHRRRLSALGPGGLSRERAGFEVRDVHPSHYGRMCPIETPEGPNIGLIGALSTFGRVNPFGFIETPYRKVVDGRVTDQIDYLTADEEDRFVKAQANAPLMADGTFAEDRVLVRRKGGEVDYVGPSAVDYMDVSPRQMVSVATAMIPFLEHDDANRALMGANMQRQAVPLVKAEAPLVGTGMEYRAAVDAGDVVVAEVGGVVEDLCADYVTVHQDDGHRRTYLLHKFRRSNAGSCVNQKPVVFEGDRVEAGQVIADGPCTDEGEMALGRNLLVAFMPWEGYNYEDAIILSQRLVQQDALTSIHIEEHEVDARDTKLGPEEITRDIPNVSEEMLADLDERGIIRIGAEVVPGDILVGKVTPKGETELTPEERLLRAIFGEKAREVRDTSLKVPHGETGTVIGVRTFSREDGDELPPGVNELVRVYVAQKRKIQDGDKLAGRHGNKGVISKILPVEDMPFLSDGTPVDIVLNPLGVPGRMNIGQVLETHLGWVAKTGWKVDTDADGQGEEWRAALRSIDADEAEPNTNVATPVFDGVKEEEVAGLLSSTLPNRDGVQLIGGSGKAQLFDGRSGEPLPDPIAVGYIYILKLNHLVDDKIHARSTGPYSMITQQPLGGKAQFGGQRFGEMECWAMQAYGAAYALQELLTIKSDDVLGRVKVYEAIVKGENIPEPGIPESFKVLLKELQSLCLNVEVLSSDGVALEMRETDDEVFRAAEELGIDLSRREPSSVEEV